A DNA window from Candidatus Bathyarchaeota archaeon contains the following coding sequences:
- a CDS encoding ABC transporter ATP-binding protein encodes MILNEERVSVDKNQVEKNQKSILVISDLHKRYDEGKPNEVHALRGLDLTVQKGDMMAIMGPSGCGKTTLLNMIGHLDKRSSGKIGIDGIDTTTLSDSQMTAFRLDNISFIFQLFNLFPFLSAVENVETPLLLRGLKAGVAREQAKMLLRELGMGDRLYHLPSELSGGQQQRVAVARALINQPAIILGDEPTGDLDSTTSADVMALFRRINEINKQTLVLVTHNRWIAEQCDYIVHMTDGRVSSIEHGPFKKEESSK; translated from the coding sequence ATGATACTGAATGAAGAAAGAGTTTCAGTCGACAAAAACCAAGTTGAGAAGAACCAGAAATCTATCCTCGTGATTTCTGATTTGCATAAACGCTATGATGAAGGAAAGCCCAATGAGGTGCATGCCCTTCGAGGACTAGACCTCACTGTCCAAAAAGGGGACATGATGGCCATTATGGGGCCCTCCGGATGTGGAAAGACAACTCTCCTGAACATGATAGGACATCTGGATAAACGTTCAAGCGGCAAAATCGGCATAGACGGCATAGATACAACTACACTCTCAGATAGCCAAATGACCGCCTTCCGTCTGGATAATATTAGCTTCATTTTCCAGTTATTCAACCTTTTCCCCTTCTTGTCAGCTGTAGAAAACGTGGAAACTCCTCTGTTGCTAAGAGGCTTAAAAGCTGGCGTAGCCCGAGAACAGGCAAAAATGCTCTTGAGAGAATTAGGAATGGGAGATAGATTATACCATCTTCCCTCAGAACTTTCAGGGGGCCAACAACAACGAGTAGCTGTAGCCCGAGCTCTCATTAACCAACCCGCAATCATTCTCGGAGATGAACCCACCGGTGATCTGGATTCTACAACAAGCGCCGATGTTATGGCCCTCTTTCGCCGAATAAACGAAATTAACAAACAAACCCTAGTTCTCGTCACCCACAACAGATGGATCGCCGAACAGTGCGACTACATAGTCCATATGACTGACGGAAGAGTGTCCAGCATTGAACATGGGCCATTCAAAAAGGAGGAGTCCTCCAAATGA
- a CDS encoding PadR family transcriptional regulator → MVDRWMRRTAGVPRGLLRFLVLKLLTEKPMSGAEIVEEIERETGGRWKPSPGSIYPLLASLQDKGYTNESPTGESGMKQYVLTDEGKTFFEEQAKFGQKFLKKLEFLAPMLVGGFQFCINHENLCDVRGSAKRVVKTFIDLRAAMKDNLTKQDAEEIAEILNDCSKKLEKIARRIKENEPAKIL, encoded by the coding sequence ATGGTTGATCGATGGATGAGGCGAACCGCAGGTGTCCCAAGAGGCCTTCTCCGATTCTTAGTTTTAAAATTGCTAACGGAGAAGCCTATGTCCGGTGCAGAGATTGTCGAGGAAATTGAACGGGAAACAGGTGGAAGGTGGAAACCAAGTCCAGGATCAATCTATCCACTTCTGGCTTCGCTTCAAGATAAGGGCTACACCAACGAGTCACCCACCGGAGAAAGTGGAATGAAACAGTATGTGCTTACAGATGAAGGAAAAACATTCTTTGAAGAACAGGCAAAGTTTGGACAAAAGTTTTTGAAAAAACTGGAATTTCTTGCACCAATGCTCGTTGGAGGATTTCAGTTTTGCATCAACCATGAAAACTTGTGTGATGTCAGAGGATCTGCGAAAAGAGTTGTAAAGACATTTATAGACCTCCGAGCTGCCATGAAAGACAACTTGACAAAGCAAGATGCCGAAGAAATAGCCGAAATTTTGAATGATTGTTCTAAGAAGCTTGAGAAGATTGCGCGAAGAATCAAAGAGAATGAACCCGCCAAGATTCTCTAA
- a CDS encoding ABC transporter ATP-binding protein, whose amino-acid sequence MASEIEYGKALLIEVQDKLQECQIHLRDYLDEQKNGVKTIDSVNDFQTRLLSIAELSIDLFVEAELLKTWTDLFGSDIPYFSFDRQLFDHKDSDAFDVADDIILAVRGLTKNYNLGKTTVYALRGVNLDIKEGEFVAILGNSGAGKTTLLNCIAGLDTPDYGVVLFRGKNLHELGDSAKSKSRLLEMGFIFQTYTLLPHFDTRENVALPADLAGLSKDLKDRIENLLEGVGLDQQAKQYPATLSGGQMQRVVIARALTNRPAVIFADEPTGDLDSVTGKQVMDLLKKFHEETKTTIIVITHEQDIADYAERKIMMKDGIITPS is encoded by the coding sequence ATGGCGTCAGAAATCGAGTATGGAAAAGCGTTACTAATCGAAGTACAAGACAAACTTCAAGAATGTCAAATTCACCTTCGTGATTATCTGGATGAACAGAAAAATGGAGTAAAAACCATCGATTCCGTTAATGACTTCCAGACCCGGCTACTGTCCATAGCAGAATTAAGTATTGACTTGTTTGTTGAAGCTGAACTTCTAAAAACGTGGACAGACCTCTTTGGATCCGATATTCCCTATTTCAGCTTTGACAGACAACTTTTCGACCACAAGGATTCTGACGCATTTGACGTGGCTGATGACATTATTCTCGCTGTGAGAGGATTAACCAAGAACTACAATCTTGGAAAGACAACTGTATACGCTCTTCGTGGAGTGAATCTTGATATTAAAGAGGGAGAATTTGTTGCGATTTTAGGAAATTCTGGAGCAGGAAAAACAACTCTCTTAAATTGCATTGCAGGTCTCGATACACCCGATTATGGAGTTGTGCTGTTTCGCGGAAAAAATCTTCATGAATTAGGTGATTCTGCAAAATCCAAGTCTAGACTGTTAGAGATGGGTTTCATATTCCAAACCTATACATTGTTGCCTCATTTCGACACCCGAGAGAATGTAGCGTTGCCAGCAGATCTGGCTGGATTAAGCAAGGATTTGAAAGATCGTATAGAAAATCTTCTAGAGGGAGTTGGGCTTGATCAGCAAGCTAAACAGTATCCCGCCACATTGAGCGGTGGGCAAATGCAACGTGTAGTCATCGCCCGGGCATTAACCAATCGTCCTGCCGTGATATTTGCCGATGAACCAACCGGTGATTTGGACTCTGTAACTGGAAAACAAGTCATGGATTTACTCAAAAAATTCCATGAAGAAACAAAAACTACAATCATTGTTATCACCCATGAACAAGACATTGCCGACTATGCAGAAAGAAAAATAATGATGAAAGACGGAATAATAACACCCAGTTAG
- a CDS encoding SdpI family protein codes for MEYLNMDSILGFIGVILVLGGLVMYYVGLGKSVNHIVGFRVPPTMRNPEIWKTVNIRMAKIMFVHGVITTIAGLTISETSTLVPAILAVGILPLLGYMVYGTWYAYELEKRWLSS; via the coding sequence ATGGAGTATCTGAACATGGATTCTATTCTCGGCTTCATTGGTGTAATCCTCGTTCTTGGTGGTCTCGTTATGTATTATGTTGGCTTGGGAAAATCAGTGAATCATATTGTAGGTTTTAGGGTACCTCCAACTATGAGAAACCCCGAAATATGGAAGACTGTAAACATTCGCATGGCGAAAATCATGTTCGTACACGGAGTTATCACAACAATCGCAGGTTTAACTATATCCGAAACGAGCACGCTCGTGCCAGCAATCCTCGCTGTTGGCATTCTGCCTTTGCTCGGTTATATGGTTTATGGTACATGGTATGCTTATGAGCTAGAAAAACGCTGGCTATCTAGCTGA
- a CDS encoding FtsX-like permease family protein, which produces MGLKASFMIAKRSLMRRKTKNLSAILAVTLGVSLLVGIQITTDTLENAFLTSLLQSEGEVDIRVLNAAVGGYLKAADQEKIRALVPAAVGIMPELSTQLPMMVGSQFDPSVKIAGIPSNFSEAFGSFYDWKSGEKMDISTILTDNSSILLSSRQAESLGLNPDTIFPVSLDTEVTNVTLTVSINSTTGLPIVTPTYAIESVELNIVGVFDSKRPGIGSQYSGALFTLEHLQDWVSLQDPIREKNRVTAYLLALKTNHFASEIDEEYLQEQVDELEAAIPEQIDPFTGNSYKIYRVESPRLIFFSIAELIMTLMSTMLTALGLLIMITGVLLIANVQLMSVEDREFQTGVLRAVGENRRGIFLSILIENLFQGIIGGILGLVGGLAFGQAVALYLVSLFGTGELSVQPVISQQVILLSVIVGVTLGIVTGILPALRASRVNIVEALRGIKVSFKEKSSRNLVLLGIVAALGGSYFLLINGVLDDSSQVIWASQGWDSLNEWRNILIGAGLLFFGVGIILSHFIDRAKALTFTAVTLWATPFVLFAIAMGEWMPTSSGLAPDVLIIGIMEILIGSILFVALNLPIVMRALRRLLIKVRGVKGVAQIAPALISSHITRSTLTFAIFAVILTLNVTVATLVPTNLSSVVQTEEDSRGVDLIVHLNKPEAISTGISYTEELYKLDGHITDVIGFKTYRPTTDFQKFVALEDPYSPEFNSQTDMLPLGYGELRPEQIRGDAPNASDPNWRYDFYLSGFPDVVSKSFDPDTTDKELLDMSRTAWDLFFDFTYKMAVYNVSLPSILSGEGGLSDIDLESMGELGGSDLEDVDVLRDKNGSIIKNPIVFTDSFLLPLGLQLWIPMNTSAYGVPIYQPFTIGGRLDSQRAGGFPLTSFQLGGGHFEFSEALGRLYLPERWANQTNFLGEADGVTFISRAPNQFDYFLIKTTYPIDDDQIEEVAQTIEEFTNTKDQGYRQLVGDNFFVADATVLYSKIEAFLEMSERIVSFLQIYVTFGLVIGSVGMGVISVRNVAERKREIGMMRAIGFPRKQVMLSVLLELVVLGLIGLFIGVANGLLISVGFANMQNATLIIPWNDIGLYLGFITIIALSVGAIPGWIASRIPPAEALRYVG; this is translated from the coding sequence GTGGGATTGAAAGCCAGTTTTATGATAGCCAAAAGATCTTTGATGAGAAGAAAGACAAAGAATCTGAGCGCTATCCTCGCAGTAACACTTGGAGTTTCTTTGTTGGTAGGTATTCAAATTACCACAGATACCTTGGAAAATGCGTTTCTCACAAGCCTGCTTCAAAGTGAGGGAGAAGTTGACATTCGCGTATTGAATGCTGCCGTTGGTGGCTATCTAAAGGCGGCTGATCAAGAAAAGATCAGAGCTTTGGTTCCCGCTGCGGTTGGAATCATGCCAGAATTATCTACGCAGTTGCCAATGATGGTAGGGTCTCAGTTTGATCCCTCTGTTAAAATAGCTGGAATTCCCAGTAATTTCTCAGAGGCATTTGGCTCTTTTTATGATTGGAAATCAGGAGAAAAAATGGACATCAGCACTATTTTGACTGATAATTCAAGTATTTTGTTGTCAAGTCGTCAAGCAGAAAGTTTGGGGTTAAATCCGGATACAATCTTTCCAGTTTCATTGGATACAGAGGTTACAAATGTTACTCTAACTGTGTCGATCAATTCAACTACGGGGTTACCAATCGTAACACCAACCTACGCCATTGAGAGTGTTGAACTCAATATTGTTGGTGTTTTTGATTCAAAACGTCCTGGGATTGGGTCCCAATATAGTGGAGCACTGTTTACTCTGGAGCATCTCCAGGATTGGGTAAGTTTACAGGATCCAATACGCGAAAAGAATCGTGTTACCGCTTATCTCTTGGCTCTTAAAACCAATCATTTTGCCTCAGAAATTGACGAAGAGTATCTTCAAGAACAAGTGGATGAGTTAGAAGCAGCTATCCCTGAACAAATAGACCCCTTTACAGGAAATTCCTATAAGATCTACAGGGTTGAATCTCCCCGATTGATTTTTTTCAGTATTGCAGAATTGATTATGACCTTGATGTCCACGATGTTGACTGCGTTGGGTCTCCTCATTATGATAACTGGTGTCCTACTGATAGCAAACGTTCAACTCATGAGCGTTGAAGACCGAGAATTTCAGACAGGCGTTCTAAGAGCGGTTGGCGAGAATCGCCGAGGCATCTTTCTATCCATATTGATTGAGAATTTATTTCAAGGAATAATCGGAGGGATCTTGGGTTTAGTAGGCGGTCTAGCCTTTGGTCAAGCTGTTGCACTCTATCTCGTAAGTCTATTTGGGACAGGAGAGTTAAGTGTTCAACCGGTTATCTCCCAACAAGTAATACTCTTGTCAGTAATAGTAGGAGTAACTTTAGGCATCGTAACTGGTATATTACCGGCTCTGAGAGCATCACGGGTTAACATTGTGGAGGCACTCCGAGGAATCAAAGTTTCCTTCAAAGAAAAATCCAGTCGAAACTTGGTTCTGTTAGGAATAGTGGCTGCCCTTGGCGGATCATATTTCCTGTTAATTAATGGGGTCCTTGATGATAGTTCTCAAGTCATCTGGGCAAGCCAAGGCTGGGATTCGCTGAATGAATGGAGAAATATTCTAATCGGAGCGGGTTTACTCTTCTTTGGCGTTGGCATAATCCTGTCACACTTCATCGATCGCGCAAAAGCGCTGACCTTTACTGCGGTCACTCTTTGGGCCACACCCTTCGTTTTATTCGCTATCGCAATGGGTGAGTGGATGCCCACTAGCTCTGGCTTGGCGCCTGATGTTTTGATAATAGGAATTATGGAAATTCTAATCGGGTCAATCCTGTTTGTGGCACTCAATCTTCCCATAGTAATGAGAGCGTTGAGGAGGCTTCTCATAAAAGTCAGAGGAGTAAAAGGAGTAGCACAAATAGCCCCCGCATTAATCTCATCTCATATAACACGCTCCACCCTGACATTCGCAATTTTCGCAGTAATCCTGACCTTGAATGTAACAGTTGCTACCTTGGTCCCCACAAATTTGAGTTCCGTTGTTCAAACAGAGGAAGACTCTCGAGGAGTAGATCTCATTGTACACCTAAATAAGCCAGAGGCGATATCAACTGGAATTTCGTACACGGAAGAACTGTACAAACTCGATGGACACATAACAGACGTCATCGGATTCAAAACCTATCGTCCAACCACGGACTTCCAGAAATTCGTAGCCTTAGAAGACCCATACTCACCCGAATTCAACTCCCAAACAGATATGTTACCTCTCGGATATGGAGAACTCCGCCCAGAACAAATAAGAGGGGATGCCCCAAATGCTTCTGACCCTAATTGGCGTTACGATTTCTATCTAAGTGGTTTTCCAGATGTTGTTTCAAAATCATTTGATCCAGACACAACAGACAAAGAACTCTTAGACATGTCAAGAACAGCATGGGATTTGTTCTTTGACTTCACCTACAAAATGGCAGTCTACAACGTATCACTACCATCAATACTTTCAGGGGAGGGTGGTCTAAGCGACATCGATCTGGAGTCCATGGGGGAACTTGGTGGCTCAGACCTAGAAGACGTAGATGTTCTGCGAGACAAGAATGGCTCGATTATCAAAAACCCAATCGTCTTCACCGACTCTTTCCTTCTTCCTCTAGGATTGCAACTCTGGATCCCCATGAACACATCTGCCTATGGAGTACCCATCTATCAACCCTTTACAATTGGGGGGCGGCTGGACTCCCAGCGTGCAGGCGGTTTTCCATTAACCTCATTCCAACTTGGAGGAGGCCACTTCGAATTCTCAGAAGCCCTAGGAAGACTCTACCTTCCCGAACGCTGGGCAAACCAAACCAACTTTTTAGGAGAAGCCGATGGCGTAACATTTATATCGCGAGCTCCAAATCAATTCGACTATTTCCTCATCAAGACCACTTACCCAATTGATGATGACCAGATCGAAGAAGTTGCACAAACCATCGAAGAATTCACCAACACCAAAGACCAGGGATATCGACAGTTAGTTGGTGACAACTTCTTTGTCGCTGATGCAACAGTTCTCTACTCAAAGATCGAGGCTTTTCTAGAGATGTCTGAAAGAATTGTCTCTTTCTTGCAAATCTACGTTACGTTTGGTTTGGTTATAGGGTCCGTGGGTATGGGTGTAATCTCCGTTCGAAATGTCGCGGAAAGAAAAAGAGAAATCGGAATGATGCGAGCAATCGGGTTTCCAAGAAAACAAGTGATGCTCTCAGTGTTGCTTGAGCTAGTAGTGCTCGGATTAATTGGGCTATTCATTGGAGTTGCCAATGGCCTGCTAATCAGCGTGGGCTTTGCAAACATGCAAAATGCTACATTGATAATCCCATGGAACGACATCGGCCTGTACTTAGGCTTCATCACCATCATCGCCTTAAGCGTAGGAGCCATCCCAGGATGGATTGCCTCAAGAATCCCCCCGGCTGAGGCTTTGAGGTATGTAGGGTAA